Sequence from the Ignavibacteria bacterium genome:
AGGAAAGAGGGATATAGAGGTTTATCAGATCGGTGAGACATTTGGTGACTACGCAATGATAAGCTCCTATGTGAACAACGGTCAGCTCAGTTCACAATTCAATTTCAACCTCTTTGATGTGGCTATTGTAGCATTTCTGAATAAAAATGCTTCACTGGAGCTGATATCCACCGAAATGGAGAAGACTTTCGATGTATATGGTCCGATTCATGTTATGGGTAACATAATGGACAGTCATGACAAAATCAGATATATGGCCTATGCAGATGGAGACCTTGAGATAAACGACGGAAGGGCTGCCGAGATCGGCTGGAACGCACCGCCCAAGGTTGACAATCCTTCGAGTTATGACAAACTGAAACTTTATTACGCTTACATGATGACGATCCCCGGCCTTCCTGTTGTTTATTACGGATCTGAATTTGGAATGACGGGTGCATCAGATCCCGACAACAGAAGAATGATGTATTTTGGCGACAAATTAAACGGATATGAAAAGAAAACCCTCGATGATATAACCAAACTGATTGGGCTTCGCAACAAATATTCCGCCCTCAGGTATGGCGATTTCTATACTGTTGTCAGCTCGCACAATGTTCTTGGTTACATCAGATCTGATGCCAATGGCAGAGTGCTCGTACTCCTCAACAAATCCGAGAAAGAGGAAGTTGTAACTGTAAATCTTCCTGCATTTTATGATGTCGGGTACGCTGAAAATCCTCTTACGAAAGAAAGAATTGTTACCGAGAGTAATCAGATAAAGGTAAAATTAAGTCCTTCGGGATACGAAATATTTCTGTTGGAAAAATAAAATGCAAAGACGCGTTTTCTCAGGAAAGAGTTATCCTTTAGGTGCAACTGTAACCCCCGACCGCTCGGGGGTTAACTTTTGCGTCTATTCACGGAATGCCACTGCAGTCGAGATACTCCTCTTCGATTCACCTGAAGCTAGGCAACCCTCGGATGTTATCAGGTTGAGTATCCTTAACCACAGGACATATTTTTACTGGCATGCCTTTGTGGAGGGGATAAAACCCGGACAGATATATGCCTACCGTGTTTATGGTCCGTTCAATCCTGAGAAAGGTCTGAAATTTGATCCCGAGAAAGTCTTGATCGATCCCTACTCCCTCCTCGTTGTGGACAATCTCTATAACAGGGAGGCAGCAAGAAAACCGGGGAGCAATGTTCAGTGCTCTATGAGAAGCGTGGTGGTTGATCCCTCCGACTATAACTGGGAGGGGGATATGCCGCTGAATCTCGAGAGGACGAGGACAATCGTCTATGAATTGCATGTGAAGGGATTTACTGCCAACCCGAATTCGGGAGTTGATGAAAGGCACAGGGGCACCTTCAAAGGACTTGTTGAAAAAATCCCGTATCTAAAGGAACTTGGCATCACTTCCGTTGAACTGCTGCCGATACAGCAGTTTGATCCTCATGATGTAAAACCGCCTCTCGTGAATTACTGGGGATATAATCCGATTGCTTTTTTTGCTCCGCACAGGGCATACAGCTCCGACCAGTCTATTTTTGGGCCGGTCAACGAGTTTCGTGACATGGTAAAGGCACTGCATAAAGAAGGAATTGAAGTGATTCTCGATGTGGTGTTCAACCATACTGCCGAGGGTGATGAGACGGGACCCGTCCTTTCCTACAGAGGATTTGAAAACAAGGAATATTACATCCTGAATGAGAATAACCCTTACGGCTATGCAAACTATACAGGCTGCGGAAACACCCTGAATGCAAACAATACTGTTGTGAAAAGGATGATAATCGATTCATTGAAATACTGGGTTTCTGTAATGCATGTTGACGGATTCCGTTTCGATCTCGCATCGGTTCTTGCACGGGATCATGACGGGAAACCACTTCAAAATCCGCCAATTCTTTGGCAGATCGAGTCCGAACCCATTCTCGCAGGAACAAAATTGATTGCAGAAGCATGGGATGCGGGGGGATTGTATCAGGTCGGTTCTTTTGTCGGTTACAAATGGGCTGAGTGGAACGGGAAGTTCAGGGATGATGTGAGGAGATTTGTCAGGGGCGACCACAATATGACAAAAATTATCGCACAAAGAATATCTGCGAGTCCCGACATTTATCCCGATCCCCTAAGGAATCCTGCACGCGGAATCAATTTCGTCACCTGTCACGACGGTTTTACTCTGAATGACCTCGTTTCATACACTATAAAACATAACAAGGAAAACAGGGAGGAAAACAGGGACGGAACAAATGAGAACTTCTCATGGAACTGCGGGACGGAGGGACCAACAAACGACCGGGCTGTTGAACAACTGAGAAAAAGGCTTATCAAAAATTATATAGCGTTACTCTTCACTTCACAGGGAACCCCTCTTCTGCTAATGGGGGATGAAGTAAGGCGGACACAAAACGGTAATAACAATGCCTATTGTCATGATAATGTTATGAACTGGTTCGACTGGTCTTTGGTACACAAGAACAGGGATATTCTGCAGTTCACTAAAAAGATGATCCATTTTACCAGAACTCACCACATCTTCACATGGTGTTCCCCCTGGTTAAGCGGCGGGAATTTTGGTGCTTCGATTATCGACTGGCATGGTGTCGAACCCTTCAAACCCGATTTTAGCGACAATTCGCTTACGATTTCATATACCTTGAAAGATTTTTGGAACAACTCCTATTACCACTTCATCCTGAACAGTTTTTGGGACGGTCTTGATTTCAAGTTGCCACACTACAACAATGCTAACCAATGGGAAGTTATTATGGATACAGCCCAGGAGAGCCCCAAAGATTTTCATCCGCCCGGCTCAGGCGTCTTTGTGGAGGGAGATAAATACCTCGCCACCGGAAGAAGTTTTGTGATATTGTATGCGGGAATGAAATGAAGGCTGAGGGCTGAATTTTTGAAGGCTAAAAGTTTGAGCTATGAAGTATGAAGTTTGAGCTGTCAATTAGCTCATAGTTCATAGATCATAGCTCATCGCCAACAAAGTTTAGAGGAACATCGAGCTAAAAGAAAGGTTTACACCAATCTGAGCGAGCAGGATATCAGTTTTCGATTTTCTTGTGTTGTATGAAACGGTTGCATTTTGGGTGTTTATGATAACATCGCCCTCGGTGAGGTATTCAGCTTTTGTACCCATCAGGTATCTTGCCTTTATGTCAACCATTACTCTTGTGCCCATCTGATCGTACACGGTGAACATCAATCCGGCACCACCTCCGTAGCTGAAAGCCCAGTCGCTGAAATTCTGATCTGAAATGGTTTCTTTTCCCGAAAATCTTTCAAGAAGTGAAGTCTGGGTGTACATATATGAACCACCTGCGATCAACTCAACATAAGGTTTGAAGAGGGTGCTGGGTGGAGCAATACGAATCAGGGCATGTCCCAAAACAATGTTGTTTGATCTGGTAACATCAACAGTCAGGTCGGGGATAGTGTTGCTAAGAGGTGCTCTTCTTGTTTCATTACCATAATTAACAAATGCAAGATCGAAACCCCATTCGACAGGTACGCCGGGTGCTGTGGGGAAAAGAATTTCGCCACCGATACCGATACCGGTTCTTGAAAGGTTGTCTTTGAATTCACCCTGTGGGAATCCGAGAGTAAAATTTATGCCAAAACTTTGAGCAATAGCCTGCGATGAAAAAATCATTAAGGCAGCGGCAACAATAAATATATTCTTCTTTTTCATGTTCTTCCTGATTAAGTTTATTAAAAACTAAAGTGCCAATATAACAAAATGTGGAGACTAATATTGTTAAATTACCCTGTAAGTTTTTCAGAAATTGTTGGAATAACATGGGAAAAATAGTAACAGAGACCCTTTTGCGCCTCATAGTTGTATTAACGGCCGTATATTTTATAAGAACGGCATTTCCCGATGACAAATTTTGGCTTATCCTCGCCATAACTGCTGTTATTGGAGGTGTTGTACTGCCTGCTTACAATTCTTACACAAGTTTTTACAAAAACAACAGGGAGATAATAGAAAACTCCATCTGTTCGAAGTGCCGCCACTTCGATGAGTCCGCAGTCCTCTGTAAAAAGTATGAAAGCCACCCGAGACCCGATTTCATTCCGTGTGACGGAAAGGAATTTGAGGGGTGAGCAAGGAAATTGTCCTGACCGAGACAGATCATGCCGGAGTCGTTTTTCCGGATGCATTCAGGCTTCCCAGGGAATGTGCATTTTTATTTAATGAGATTTATTGTTAATTTTCCTAACTTCAAATTTATGATCCGGTTAATTACATGACATTAGAACAATTAAGAAAGAAGAAACGAAAAATCCTGAGACTTGCTGAAAGTTTCGGGGTTGAAAGCGTTATGGTGTTCGGTTCCACGGCACGAAGCGAATCTGATGAGAACAGCGATGTCGATTTTCTTGTAGAGATGAAAGAAGGAAGTACCATCCTTCAACGAATAGGTTTTAAACTTGCTCTTGAAAAATACCTGAAAAAGGATGTTGATGTAATCACAGTAAAAGCCCTCAAAGGTCAACTTTCTGATACTGTCAGGAGGGATGCAGTTGCTTTATGAGAAGTGATTGGTTGTGGCTCCATGATATCTTAATGGCAATAAATAAGATAAAGCAATACACCGATCAGGCAGAGGAAGAGTTTTACAAGTCGGAACTGGTACAGGTTTGGGTAATATATCATCTACAAATCATTGGTGAGGCAGCTAACAAACTGTCGAAGAACCTAAAGAAAAAACACCCGAACATTCCATGGGCAGAAATAACCGGTTTGAGAAATATCATAGTGCACGAATACTTCGGTGTTGATCTGGACGAAATTTGGAGTACTGTAGAGTATGACCTTCCTACATTGGAATTCGGAATATCGAAAATTCTTAGCTCGGAAACTGAATAATTTCTAAATTGGTTTTAATTATATTGTATTATTATTTTAATCAATTATTATTTAGATATGAGCCCATTCATGAAGAGATCAATTGCAGCAGTGGCATTTGTCGTGCTGGTGTTCACCGTGGTGCTGATGGTGACCCCTGTTCAGTCCCAAACACTTAAAAATGCCTTCCCAAACATCACGATACCCAATCCCGTTGACCTACAGTCCCCGATGGACGAGACCAACAGAATATTTGTTGTCTCTCAGCAGGGGAGGATATTCGTATTCCCGAACAGAAGTGATGCCTCGAACCCGAAGGTTTTTCTCGATCTGACCGACCGTGTACTCTACGGTGGTGAACAAGGGTTGCTCGGACTTGCATTTCACCCCAACTTCATAAAAAACGGCTACTTTTATGTCAATTACACCGCAAACAACCCCCGAAGAACGATAATTTCCCGTTTTCAGGTTTCAAATGTGAATGGCGACTCTGCTGTAAAAGCATCCGAATATATTTTAATGACCTACAACCAGCCCTTCTCAAACCACAATGGCGGACAGGTAAGTTTCGGTCCTGATGGCTATCTCTATATAGCTGCAGGTGACGGCGGCTCCTCGGGTGATCCTCAGGGAAACGGACAAAACAAGGCTGCACTTCTGGGAAAGATTTTAAGAATTGATGTGAACGGCACTTCTCCCGGAAAAAATTACGCAATTCCTCCCGATAATCCATTTGCAGGAAACACACAGGGATGGGCAGAGGAGGTTTACGCTTACGGGATGAGGAACCCATGGCGGTTCAGTTTCGATCTTGCCACCAACAAACTCTGGGTTGCAGATGTGGGGCAAAACATGTGGGAAGAGATTAATATCGTAGAAAAAGGGGGTAATTACGGCTGGAAAATCATGGAGTCGTTCCATTGCTACAGTCCGTCTACGGGTTGTGACACTACCGGTCTAAAACTTCCGATCTGGGAATATGCCCACAATTCCACAGGAGGATATTCGATCACGGGGGGCTTCGTTTACAGAGGGAACAAAAACCCGAAACTTACAGGGAAGTATATCTATGCTGATTATGTTTCCAAGAGAATTTGGGCTCTGAAGTATACTCCCGGACAACCCGTTCAAAATGAAGTGCTGCTTAATAATTCAGGACTTTCAATAGTCTCTTTTGGTGAAGACAATTTCAAAAACCTCTATATCCTCGATTATTCCGGTAAGATTTATATGTTCGAACCGCAGGTGGATGCTGTTGATGCAATTCCGCAGTTTACAGGCGGAAATTTTGCAGCACTGAAACAGAATTACCCGAATCCGTTCAATCCCTCCACTTCAATATCATTTGCACTCGCAAAAGAAAGCAATGTAAAACTGGAAGTGTATGACATCTTCGGATCATTGATCGAGGAGATCAAAAAAGGAGTTTACAACGCAGGGGAGTTTGTCTTCGGCTGGGAACCAAAAGGTCTCGCATCAGGCACCTACCTCATCAGAATGACCGCCTCCGCCGCCGATGGTAATGGACTGCAAACCCAAACCATAAAGGCGCTGTTTATGAAGTAAGGCAGAAATGCGAATGCTGAGGGCGGAATTGCGAGGGCTGAAGGCTGAAATTTTAAAGTTTGAGGTTTGAAGTCTGAAGTTTGAAAAACCCGCAAGGGTGACATATGGGTAGAACTCCGGCGACCACCTTCAAGAGAGCCCTTGTGGCGGCATATGGGTAGAAACCAACCCGGGAAATCTGAAGAGGAGCGACAATCGTCTCGATTGTCCAACCGACAAATATTAAGCCCTTGTGGCGACATATGGGTAGAAAATCAGGCACCCAACATCAAGAGAGCCCTTTGGGCGACATATGGGTAGAAACAGCGGCAAATTCCGATCAATCTTTCCCCCACCTTTCGAAGGAGGTGCCGAAGGCATCCCTTTGGGAGGGGTAGGGGGGCGGTACAGAAGAGGGGCAGGGGTGAGGTGGGGAACAAAATTCTATTACCCTTCCGGCATAAAATTTGTCGGTCGGACAATCGGGACGATTGTCGCTCCTTTTCAGATTTCCCGGGATGGTCGCTCATTCTATCCATATGTCGCCACAAGGGCTCTCTTGGAATGGGTCGCCGGGGTTCTACCCACATGTCGCCCGGAGGGCTTAAAAAATCCTCTGCGAAAATCTCCCGAAGGGATGCCTTCGGCACGTTTAATCTGCGTGTATCTGCGTCCTCTACCCATATATCGCCACGAGGGCTTAAAAAACCATCCGTGCAAAATCCGTGATATCCGTGTAACTATTCAACCCCTTATTTCAACAAATCTGCCAAAGCATCGTCTATTTCGGGGAAGGCATATTTAAACCCTGTTTTTTCGGTGTAAGCAGGGATAACCTTTTGGCTATCGAGGATGGTAGCAGACATTTCACCAAACATCAGTTTCACTGCAAATGAAGGCACTTTCATAAGCGACGGTTTTTTGAGTGCCTTGCCCAATTGAAATGCAAATACATCCATCGTTATGGGAGTGGGGGAAACACCATTGAAAACGCCATCCTGGGGATTGTCGATAAGATAGAGGTAAAAATTGACTATGTCGTCGATGTGGATCCATGACATCCACTGGGTACCGCTTCCGATGGGACCGCCAACCATAAACTTGAATGCAGGAATCATCTTTTTTAGTGCACCGCCTTCGGGCGAAAGTACCACCCCTGTTCTCACAATAGAAACCTTCACTCCGTAGGGTTCAGCGAGAAGAGCCTGTTTTTCCCATGCATCACATACATCAGAGAGGAATCCTTCCCCCTTACGGGAGGTTTCATCCACTTCTTCGTCACCTGTATTTCCATAGAATCCTGTTGCAGATGAGGAAATCAGCACTTCGGGTTTTTTCTCCAAAAGCGAAATGGCGTGAATGAGTGCATCAGTGGTTTGAACGCGACTGTTGAGGATCACCATCTTATAAGGTTCGCTCCATCTTTCGGCAACGGAAGCTCCTGCGAGATTCACAAACGCTGCGGCTCCCTCAAGTTTTTGGAGGACGGGTTTGGGATCGCGGTAGTCCCACTTCACAAATTCATTTATGTAAGCCATTCCACGGGCTTGAACGGGATCACGCGTAATAACAACAGGGACATCGCCCCTCTCATATATTTTTTTGCAAAGGTGCTTGCCAATCAAGCCTGTGGCACCTGTTATTACAATTCGTTTTGACATTAGGATAATCCTGATTTTTCGGTTTTCAATAGTAACAAAAATCGAAGTCATTTAATTTCAGTATTTTTGTAAAAAACAATCATTCTTTTTCGAAAAGGATCCAATGACGAATTTTGGACGACAGTTTGCCTCTTTTTTCCCGGCATTTATACTTTTTACAACAGCCTCATTTTCTCAATATTCACCAACATCACCTTACCTGACTGATCCTGACAGACTCGTTGGATATGTTGACAGTTGTGCGAAATTCTGGTTTAACTCATACGATGCGACCTACGGCGGATTTTACACAAATGTGGACAGGATGGGGAATGTTATCACCTCCTGGGGGACAAATAAAAAGCCCCTCACCCAAACCCGTCACGCCTATGCTTTTTCAAAGGCTTTCATGCTTACGGGAAATGAAGTGTATCTGCAAAAGGCTCAGGATGCTCTGACATTTTTATACGGTAAAGCGTGGGATAACACAAACGGCGGCTGGTACGGGGATCTGAACAGACAAGGCTCCCCTGTTTCATCATCCGCAGCCAAAACGGCATTTGATGCACATTACGCTTTATTGGGAATTGCTTCCATGTATGAGGCAACCCGTGATCCGCTTGCTGAATCGTGGTTTAACAAGGGATATGATCTCCTTGAAAACAGGTACTGGGACAGGGGTTCTGCTTTTGGATACTTCGATCAGGCAGCAGCGAATTTTTCCACCCGCACAGGGAAAAGTTTTAACGCAACTGTGGATGCCCTGACAACACATCTGCTTCTGATGAGCAGACTGACGAGCGAAACAAAGTATCGAACCAAAGTTGACTCGATTGTTTTAAACATCCTCAACATGCTTGTGCCGACGATGGACAGCCAGCAAATCGGATTTGCAGAGATATATAATTCTGACTGGAGCATAAACCAGTCTGAAACCATGACGATAATGGGACATGTTCTCAAAACTGCATGGGTGCTCGGAAGGGCATACAGACTCGATCCCAAGCCGGAATATATCACAGCCGCAAGGAAGCTTTTTAATAATGTGCTGCAAAAAGGATACGACCATGTTTACGGTGCACCCTACAAGGATTACAACAGAACGACGGGACAGATGCTTCTTTGGGGGATTCAGGATTCTGCCAAAGCATGGTGGCAGGTCGAGCAGGCAATTACGGGCGGACTGGAGCTTTGGGACATTACAAAAGATGACGAATATCTCAGGGCAGCCGATGAGAGTATCAGTTTCTTTATGAATTACTTTGTCGATCGAACCTATGGTGAAGTCTATGAGAATACGATGCGAAGGGGTGGCAGAGTGTGGGGCGAGCACAAAGGAAACGGTTTCAAGGCGGCGTATCATTCGGTTGAACTCGGCTACCTCACATATCTGTATTCAAAAATTTATCTCGCAAAACAGCCCTTTTCCCTTTATTACAAATTTGTTCCGTCTGTTCTTCCGAGGACAATAAAAGTTTCGCCGCTTCTTACCTCTGCAGGGAAATTGATCATTTCGGGCGTTACGCTGGATGGTGCTCCTTTTGCTTCATTTAATCCGAATACCCTTGAACTGAATCTCGCATCAAACACGGGGGGAAAATTTAAAGTAACCTTCCAGCCACAGGAGATTTCCTCCATCGCAGATCAGGAACCGGGTATCCCGTCTGAAATGGTGCTGAATCAGAACTACCCAAATCCGTTTAATCCCGTTACGAACATAACATTTGAAATAAAGAACGGCACTGAAGTGTTGCTAAGGGTGTATGATGTGATGGGAAATGAAGTCGCAACTCCCTTTGCAGGCTACAAATCTGCAGGGCGACACACAATAAAGTTTGATGCCTCGGGACTGAATTCGGGAATCTATTTCTACACACTTAAAACAGGCGCAGGAACTCAAAGCCGGAAAATGACTCTCTTAAAATGACACGGAACAAAATGAAAAAATATGACTTGGCGGTCTTTGACATGGACGGAACCCTTTTTGACTCCGCCGACACTATCTACCATGCTGCGATAAAAACATTTGATGCACTCGGCATGAAAAATGTCAATTTCCCGCGGGACAGGTTCGAAACACAGATCGGTGCCCATTTTGCAGATATTTTCCACGATTTTGGGATAGTTGTCCCTGATATCGAGCATTATATCGATATCTATAAAGGGATTTATTTCGATTTTATCGACGACACAAAATTTTATCCCGGGATTCCCGAACTCCTCGACTCCCTGAAGGATTCAGGTGTAAAACTTGGACTCCTGACCACTAAAAATCAGCACCAGACTGAAAGAATTGCAGACCATTTCAATCTTCATCAATGGTTCGAAGTGTTGATGGGACGAAAACCGGGAATAAAAATTAAACCCGATCCCGAACCGCTCGAGATAATCATCTCACATTTTGGTGCGGATAAAACGGGTACCGTAATGATCGGTGACACGGAATTCGATATCGGATGTGGACAAAACGCCGGTGTGGATACCATTGCCCTTGGATACGGATACAGGGATAAACAATCTCTGCTCGATCTGAAGCCGACATACTATGCAAATACAGTGGAAGAGTTGGCAAAGATAGTGTTGCCTCACTAACTTTTTTTGATTTCTTTAATCTGATTTTAATAAATGACATCCATTAATTGCCCATGAAAAAAATTCAAATCCTTTTTGCACACCCCGCCCTTGAGAAATCACGGGTAAATAAAAAACTCGTCTCCGTTGCGAAGAAAATGGAAGGAATCACTTTTCATGATCTTTATGAAATTTATCCCCGTTTCGATATTGATGTAAAAAGGGAGCAACAACTGTTGCTCGAACACGACATTATAGTTTTTCACCATCCGTTCTACTGGTACAGTTGCCCACCTCTCCTGAAGCAGTGGATCGACCTTGTTCTTGAACACGGCTGGGCATACGGCTCAAAAGGTAATGCTCTTACCGGGAAATCGGGACTAAGCATAATCACAGCCGGTGGCAGGGAGTTCGCCTACACAAAAGAGGGGATAAACAAGCATACTGTGTGGGAGTTTCTTGCCCCGTTCAGACAGTCGTTTGCACTTTGCAAGATGGTGCCTCTTCCCGCGTTTGTTGTTTACGGTACCCATCGCCTCGATGATGCTGCGATTGAAAAGTGTGCTTCTGACTATGGCAAGATCCTTGAAATTTTACGGGATGAAAAATTTGATGAGGCAAAGCTGCAAAACACTCAATATTTCAATGATCTTTTAACATCTGAAGGGGAGGCATAAGATGCACGAAGGAGGATTTTTCTATCAGGCGTTTCTTTATCTTGTAACTGCAGTTGTCACAGTTCCGATTGCCAAGAAGCTGGGGCTCGGGTCGGTTCTCGGTTATCTCATCGGAGGAATTATTATCGGTCCCGCACTCCTCGGACTTGTAGGAAATGAGGGACAGGATATCATGCATTTCGCCGAATTTGGCGTTGTTATGATGCTTTTTGTGATCGGTTTGGAACTGGAACCATCCCTTCTCTG
This genomic interval carries:
- a CDS encoding outer membrane beta-barrel protein; its protein translation is MKKKNIFIVAAALMIFSSQAIAQSFGINFTLGFPQGEFKDNLSRTGIGIGGEILFPTAPGVPVEWGFDLAFVNYGNETRRAPLSNTIPDLTVDVTRSNNIVLGHALIRIAPPSTLFKPYVELIAGGSYMYTQTSLLERFSGKETISDQNFSDWAFSYGGGAGLMFTVYDQMGTRVMVDIKARYLMGTKAEYLTEGDVIINTQNATVSYNTRKSKTDILLAQIGVNLSFSSMFL
- a CDS encoding HAD family hydrolase, with amino-acid sequence MKKYDLAVFDMDGTLFDSADTIYHAAIKTFDALGMKNVNFPRDRFETQIGAHFADIFHDFGIVVPDIEHYIDIYKGIYFDFIDDTKFYPGIPELLDSLKDSGVKLGLLTTKNQHQTERIADHFNLHQWFEVLMGRKPGIKIKPDPEPLEIIISHFGADKTGTVMIGDTEFDIGCGQNAGVDTIALGYGYRDKQSLLDLKPTYYANTVEELAKIVLPH
- a CDS encoding AGE family epimerase/isomerase encodes the protein MTNFGRQFASFFPAFILFTTASFSQYSPTSPYLTDPDRLVGYVDSCAKFWFNSYDATYGGFYTNVDRMGNVITSWGTNKKPLTQTRHAYAFSKAFMLTGNEVYLQKAQDALTFLYGKAWDNTNGGWYGDLNRQGSPVSSSAAKTAFDAHYALLGIASMYEATRDPLAESWFNKGYDLLENRYWDRGSAFGYFDQAAANFSTRTGKSFNATVDALTTHLLLMSRLTSETKYRTKVDSIVLNILNMLVPTMDSQQIGFAEIYNSDWSINQSETMTIMGHVLKTAWVLGRAYRLDPKPEYITAARKLFNNVLQKGYDHVYGAPYKDYNRTTGQMLLWGIQDSAKAWWQVEQAITGGLELWDITKDDEYLRAADESISFFMNYFVDRTYGEVYENTMRRGGRVWGEHKGNGFKAAYHSVELGYLTYLYSKIYLAKQPFSLYYKFVPSVLPRTIKVSPLLTSAGKLIISGVTLDGAPFASFNPNTLELNLASNTGGKFKVTFQPQEISSIADQEPGIPSEMVLNQNYPNPFNPVTNITFEIKNGTEVLLRVYDVMGNEVATPFAGYKSAGRHTIKFDASGLNSGIYFYTLKTGAGTQSRKMTLLK
- a CDS encoding DUF86 domain-containing protein; this translates as MRSDWLWLHDILMAINKIKQYTDQAEEEFYKSELVQVWVIYHLQIIGEAANKLSKNLKKKHPNIPWAEITGLRNIIVHEYFGVDLDEIWSTVEYDLPTLEFGISKILSSETE
- a CDS encoding PQQ-dependent sugar dehydrogenase, translating into MKRSIAAVAFVVLVFTVVLMVTPVQSQTLKNAFPNITIPNPVDLQSPMDETNRIFVVSQQGRIFVFPNRSDASNPKVFLDLTDRVLYGGEQGLLGLAFHPNFIKNGYFYVNYTANNPRRTIISRFQVSNVNGDSAVKASEYILMTYNQPFSNHNGGQVSFGPDGYLYIAAGDGGSSGDPQGNGQNKAALLGKILRIDVNGTSPGKNYAIPPDNPFAGNTQGWAEEVYAYGMRNPWRFSFDLATNKLWVADVGQNMWEEINIVEKGGNYGWKIMESFHCYSPSTGCDTTGLKLPIWEYAHNSTGGYSITGGFVYRGNKNPKLTGKYIYADYVSKRIWALKYTPGQPVQNEVLLNNSGLSIVSFGEDNFKNLYILDYSGKIYMFEPQVDAVDAIPQFTGGNFAALKQNYPNPFNPSTSISFALAKESNVKLEVYDIFGSLIEEIKKGVYNAGEFVFGWEPKGLASGTYLIRMTASAADGNGLQTQTIKALFMK
- a CDS encoding TIGR01777 family oxidoreductase; the encoded protein is MSKRIVITGATGLIGKHLCKKIYERGDVPVVITRDPVQARGMAYINEFVKWDYRDPKPVLQKLEGAAAFVNLAGASVAERWSEPYKMVILNSRVQTTDALIHAISLLEKKPEVLISSSATGFYGNTGDEEVDETSRKGEGFLSDVCDAWEKQALLAEPYGVKVSIVRTGVVLSPEGGALKKMIPAFKFMVGGPIGSGTQWMSWIHIDDIVNFYLYLIDNPQDGVFNGVSPTPITMDVFAFQLGKALKKPSLMKVPSFAVKLMFGEMSATILDSQKVIPAYTEKTGFKYAFPEIDDALADLLK
- the glgX gene encoding glycogen debranching protein GlgX: MQRRVFSGKSYPLGATVTPDRSGVNFCVYSRNATAVEILLFDSPEARQPSDVIRLSILNHRTYFYWHAFVEGIKPGQIYAYRVYGPFNPEKGLKFDPEKVLIDPYSLLVVDNLYNREAARKPGSNVQCSMRSVVVDPSDYNWEGDMPLNLERTRTIVYELHVKGFTANPNSGVDERHRGTFKGLVEKIPYLKELGITSVELLPIQQFDPHDVKPPLVNYWGYNPIAFFAPHRAYSSDQSIFGPVNEFRDMVKALHKEGIEVILDVVFNHTAEGDETGPVLSYRGFENKEYYILNENNPYGYANYTGCGNTLNANNTVVKRMIIDSLKYWVSVMHVDGFRFDLASVLARDHDGKPLQNPPILWQIESEPILAGTKLIAEAWDAGGLYQVGSFVGYKWAEWNGKFRDDVRRFVRGDHNMTKIIAQRISASPDIYPDPLRNPARGINFVTCHDGFTLNDLVSYTIKHNKENREENRDGTNENFSWNCGTEGPTNDRAVEQLRKRLIKNYIALLFTSQGTPLLLMGDEVRRTQNGNNNAYCHDNVMNWFDWSLVHKNRDILQFTKKMIHFTRTHHIFTWCSPWLSGGNFGASIIDWHGVEPFKPDFSDNSLTISYTLKDFWNNSYYHFILNSFWDGLDFKLPHYNNANQWEVIMDTAQESPKDFHPPGSGVFVEGDKYLATGRSFVILYAGMK
- a CDS encoding nucleotidyltransferase domain-containing protein, with the protein product MTLEQLRKKKRKILRLAESFGVESVMVFGSTARSESDENSDVDFLVEMKEGSTILQRIGFKLALEKYLKKDVDVITVKALKGQLSDTVRRDAVAL
- a CDS encoding NAD(P)H-dependent oxidoreductase — its product is MKKIQILFAHPALEKSRVNKKLVSVAKKMEGITFHDLYEIYPRFDIDVKREQQLLLEHDIIVFHHPFYWYSCPPLLKQWIDLVLEHGWAYGSKGNALTGKSGLSIITAGGREFAYTKEGINKHTVWEFLAPFRQSFALCKMVPLPAFVVYGTHRLDDAAIEKCASDYGKILEILRDEKFDEAKLQNTQYFNDLLTSEGEA